The following proteins are encoded in a genomic region of Alnus glutinosa chromosome 8, dhAlnGlut1.1, whole genome shotgun sequence:
- the LOC133876144 gene encoding uncharacterized protein LOC133876144, whose protein sequence is MPNPRLQLHGGSSSNAVQGQEHVQAIVSHRSGRQVDNQVVLPAENHVAQQEQGSGSTKEKDAEPSTTTMETPPRSFIPKLPYPDRLLAPKKGGKFEDILEVLSYAKFLKDLITVKRKTNVPKNLPIKHKDLGCPTISCMIGVNHIEKALLDLGASVNLLPYLVYLQLGLGELKPTSMTLQLADRSVKVPRGIIEDVLIKVDKFYFPVDFIVLDTEPVQNVGIQIPVILGRPFLATANALINCRTRAMKISFGNMTVELNIFDISKQPLETTEIGSAYLIEEIIEDTIDETSIEDLPPRGMLCSIWRRFGFG, encoded by the exons ATGCCAAATCCGAGGTTACAGCTCCATGGGGGAAGTTCATCCAATGCTGTACAGGGGCAAGAACATGTTCAAGCCATTGTTTCACATAGGTCAGggagacaagtggacaaccaagtggttcttccTGCAGAGAACCATGTTGCACAACAAGAGCAAGGAAGTGGCAGCACAAAGGAAAAAGATGCGGAGCCATCTACAACCACTATGGAGACCCCTCCTAGGTCGTTTATACCTAAGTTGCCTTACCCTGACAGATTACTtgcgcccaagaaaggagggaagttcgaggacattctaGAG gtGCTgtcttatgccaagttcttgaaggacttgattaCTGTTAAGAGGAAGACTAATGTCCCGAAGAAC CTGCCCATCAAGCACAAGGACCTTGGATGTCCAACCATCTCTTGCATGATAGGAGTTAACCACATAGAGAAGGCTCTGCTAGATCTTGGAGcaagtgtcaatctcctaccctatttagtctacctgcaattggggttgGGAGAATTGAAGCCTACCTCTATGACGCTCCAATTGGCTGATCGGTCAGTGAAGGTACCACGGGGAATCAtcgaggatgttttgattaaggtggacaaaTTCTATTTCCcagtggattttatagtgctagacACAGAGCCGGTCCAGAATGTAGGGATTCAAATACCGGTGATTCTAGGGCGACccttcttagctacggctaacgccctcATCAATTGTAGAACAAGGGCCatgaagatctcttttggcaacatgacagtggagctgaacatcttcgACATTAGCAAACAGCCATTAGAGACTACTGAGATTGGAAGTGCAtacttgattgaggagatcatcgAAGATACTATTGATGAAACAAGCATAGAAGACCTCCCTCCtagaggcatgctttgctcaatttggagaagatttggatttggataa